The following are from one region of the Melitaea cinxia chromosome 7, ilMelCinx1.1, whole genome shotgun sequence genome:
- the LOC123655195 gene encoding splicing factor 3A subunit 2-like: MRLDVCFICLVFITFHGSTKAQVVERPLEPSGGVPTVNKDGVPTVGKDGVPPASKDDVPPVRSVPPSVKDGVPPARKDDVPPVSGVPPAGKDGVTPASKDDVPPVGSIPPSVKDGVPPASKGDVPPVSGVSPAGKDAVPPASKGDVPPVSGVSPAGKDAVTPASKDDVPPVGSVPPSVKDGVPPASKGDVPPVSGVSPAGKDGVTPGSKDDIPPVGSVPPSVKDGVTPASKDDVPPVGSVPPSVKDGVPPASKGDVPPVSGVSPAGKDSGEKNNETSAIKHDKSAAITDTNTSSTGRIVGILIATIIIAAAFIWGIKIIYQRYKAKTYDVRRQNVELGNAT, translated from the exons ATGCGATTAgacgtttgttttatttgtttagtttttattacG ttTCATGGCAGTACTAAAGCGCAAGTAGTAGAACGACCTTTAGAGCCTTCAGGAGGTGTTCCAACGGTGAACAAGGATGGCGTACCAACCGTGGGCAAAGACGGTGTACCGCCTGCAAGTAAGGACGATGTCCCACCGGTACGCAGCGTACCACCCTCGGTCAAAGACGGTGTACCGCCTGCAAGAAAGGACGATGTTCCACCGGTGAGTGGCGTACCACCCGCGGGCAAAGACGGTGTAACACCCGCAAGTAAGGACGACGTTCCACCGGTAGGCAGCATACCACCCTCAGTCAAAGACGGTGTACCGCCTGCAAGTAAGGGCGATGTTCCACCGGTGAGTGGAGTATCACCCGCGGGCAAAGACGCTGTACCACCTGCAAGTAAGGGCGATGTTCCACCGGTGAGTGGCGTATCACCCGCGGGCAAAGACGCTGTAACACCTGCAAGTAAAGACGATGTTCCACCGGTAGGCAGCGTACCACCCTCGGTCAAAGACGGTGTACCGCCTGCAAGTAAGGGCGATGTTCCACCGGTGAGTGGCGTATCACCTGCGGGCAAAGACGGTGTAACACCTGGAAGTAAAGACGATATTCCACCGGTAGGCAGCGTACCACCCTCGGTCAAAGACGGTGTAACACCCGCAAGTAAGGACGATGTTCCACCGGTAGGCAGCGTACCACCCTCGGTCAAAGACGGTGTACCGCCTGCAAGTAAGGGCGATGTTCCACCGGTGAGTGGCGTATCACCCGCGGGCAAAGACAGtggagaaaaaaataatgaaacttcAGCCATAAAACATGACAAAAG CGCTGCAATAACGGACACGAATACATCATCGACTGGAAGAATTGTAGGCATATTAATTGCCACAATAATCATCGCTGCGGCGTTTATATGGGGTATCAAAATCATTTATCAACGATACAAGGCCAAAACATAcg atgTCAGAAGGCAAAACGTCGAACTTGGAAACGCTACATAA